In Chitinophaga oryzae, the sequence GATCTGGGCGATGGTTCCAAACCGGAGTATGTGGGGCCGTCCAAATTCCCTTACAACCACAAGTTCGCTGCACCGGGCGTATATAATGTAAGTCTGACCCTGGTAGATACCAACTTCTGTAACGCACCGCAAACGATCACCAAGCCATTGCGTGTGGCCGTAAACGTTACCGCGCAATTCAATATGCCGGATACCGTTTGCGTAGGTACCGAGTTGCAACTGGACAATACCACCCTGGGCGGGGAAAGTTTCCTGTGGACTTTTGAAGATAACGGCGAACAATCCACCGAGCCTTACCCGATACATAAATTCGCAGTGCCAGGCAGATGGAAAGTGAAACTGCTGGTGCTGGATGAAAACACCTGCAACAAAAAAGACAGTATTACCAAAACGGTGTTGGTAGCTGAACCACCGGTGGCAGACTTTGATTTTATGCCCACCAAGGCTACAGAAAATACGCCGGTGACCTTTACCAACCTGACACAGGGACAGGAACCGCTGCATTACCTGTGGAACTTCGGCGATGGTGACACTACATCTGTTCGTAACCCGCAGCACCAATACCTGAAGACCGGTACTTACAACGTATGTCTGACTGCTGCTAACAGGGAAGGATGTACGCATACCGTCTGCAAACAGGTAACGGCTATCGTTGTACCGTTGTTTGATGTGCCCACGGCATTCTCTCCCAATAATGACGGCATGAACGATGTGTTTTACGTGAAGTCATTTGGTGTGACGAAGTTTAACCTCAAGATATTTAATCGCTGGGGACAGTTGATTTTTGAAAGTTCTGACCCCAGGATAGGCTGGGATGGCCGGTTTAAAGGAGCTGTGCAGCCCATGGATGCATATGCTTACGTAGTAAGCCTCGAGTTTACTGACGGAACGAAGGCCAATAAGACAGGAAATGTAACCTTGTTAAGATGATGAGTCATGAAGAAGCTGATTGTTAACATCACCGCGGGGTGGGTAATTGGAATGTTGCTCACGATCAGTGCGTCCGCACAGGACCTCCACTTTTCGCAGTATTTCAATTCACCGTTAACCACCAACCCCGCCAATACCGGTTTTATCCCTGACGGAAATTTCCGGGTAGGGGCTAATTACCGCGACCAATGGACGAGTATTCCGGTACCTTACCGGACCATGTCGGCATATGGTGATTTCCAGCTGCTGAGCGACCGGCTTATTTACGGTTGGCTGGGCGTGGGCGGTGTTGTTCTTCGTGACGTGGCGGGCAGCGGAAACCTTTCTTCCACCAAAGGGTATGCTTCGATCGCCTATCATCAGCTGCTGGGCGAAAGCAGCCTGCTGTCGCTGGGCTTTCAGGCCGGCGCCGCCAATAAGCGCGTGGATATAACCAAACTGACTTTCGGAGACCAGTGGAACGGAAAATTCTTCGACTCGCAGTTGCCTACAGCGGAACCGTTTACCCAGTCCAGTGTGAATTATTTCGATCTGAACGTAGGGATGAACTACGCTTTTTTCCCTACGGAAAACCTGTATATTAATACCGGCGTTGCTGTACAGCATGTCAATACCCCCCGGGAAACTTTCTACGACGGCGAAAACAAAGTACCCCGCCGTTATACCGGTTTTCTGAATGCAAGCATCAAAACCAGTGATGTGCTGATCGTCAACCCCAGCGCTTATTACTCCCGGCAGGCCGGCGTCAGTGAGTTTGTCATAGGGCTGAATGCCGCCTACAATCTCTCCGGCGATGGCGATAAACAGGTGTCCGGCGGTATCTACTACCGCGCCAAAGATGCTGCGGCGTTTATGGTAGGATACCAGTTGAGTAATATTAAACTTCAGTTCAGTTACGATGTGACCACCTCCAACCTCGCAGTGTCCAACAGCAGGAGAGGCGCCTATGAAATCGGCCTGGTATACAGTGGCTTATATTCCAACAGAGGATTTAACAATGCAAAAAGGTCTACTATCTGTCCGTCTTTCTAAAGAGATACAGTAAATGGTTATTTTTGCCGGGAACATGCTATCACCACTTTAAACATAATACACCAGGTATGAAACGTTTATTAATAGGTATCTGCTTTCTTATGACCGCCCAGCTGGCGCATGCCCAGTATTACAAAACAGACACCAGCGCACCCCGTGGTTTCGATCGTTCCCGGCTCATCCTGGGAGGCTCGCTGGGGATGGTTTTTGGCGATTATACGAATGTGGATATTTCCCCGCTGGTGGGTTACCGTTTTAACGATTACATTGCTGCGGGCATCAATGTGAATGCCCAGTATGGCCAGTATAAAACTTACGATGGTTATGGCAATACTGCACAGCGGGATAAATACACCATCTTCGGCGGCGGCGTATGGGGGCGCGTATATCCTATTCCTATGGTATTTGTGCATATCCAGCCGGAGTACAACTATATCACACAGAAGTCAACGATCTACTATACAGACCCGAAACGTAACTTCAGCACCAGTTACAGCGTACCCAGCCTGCTGGTAGGCGCAGGCTATACCCAGAGCGTAGGCGGCAGGGTAGGTATCGGTATCTCCATCATGTATGATGTGATCCAGGATAACCGTTCTCCGTACCGTAATAACCTTGTCTACCGTGTAGGCGCCGGTTTAGGGTTCTGATCTCCGGGAACATACTTTGAATACCCGTTTGGCGAGCGCTGAACGGGTATTTTTATTCCTTCCCCATGTTACCTCCTTGTTAAATTTGTTTATAAAGGCTAAACTTATTTTTACAACTTTTATACCTTTGTGCCATCAATTTTTAAAGAGATGGAGATTAAATTAGCTGTTTTTGATATTGCCGGCACTACGCTGCACGATGAGGCCAATGTGGCGAAAGTATTGCAACAGGCCATCCGGCTGGCGGGGGTGCATGTATCCCTTGAGGAAGTTAATGAAGTAATGGGATACGCCAAACCATATGCGATCCGTTATTTACTGCAACAGAAGAACGACGCGCGGCATGCGGATGACCAATTTATCGGTGAGCTGCACACCCGGTTTGTGGAAGATATGAAAGCGCATTACGCGAACGACAGTTCCGTAAGGGAGAAACAGGGGGTGTCGGCCGTATTCGCGGCCCTGCGGCAGAAAGGCATCAAAGTGGCGCTGGACACGGGCTTTGACCGCGACATTACCAACGTGATCCTGCAGAGGACCGGCTGGCAGCAGCAGGGGCTTGTAGACGCTGTCGCTACCAGCGACGAAGTGCCTTATGGCCGCCCGTATCCCTATATGATCTATCGTATCATGGAAACGCTGGAAGTACGCAGTATCGGAGAGGTGATGAAGGTCGGCGATACCATTTCTGACCTGGAAGAAGGTACCAACGCCGGTTGCCGTTATGTAGTGGGCGTTACCACAGGCGCCTATAGCCGGGAGGAACTGGAGAAGGGGCCACATACCCACCTGGTGGCATCTCTCGATGAACTGTTATCTATTTTATAAACTCTTGCTCAACAGCGATCATGCAACAACAACAAGCGGATGTAGCGGTAGTAGGCGCCGGCATCGTAGGACTGGCCATGGCTTATAAACTGGCGTCCAAAGGAAAAAAAGTCGTTTTATTTGAAAGGAACAGCAGGGCTATCAGCGCTTCCATCCGCAACTTCGGACTGGTATGGCCTATCGGTCAGCGTGCCGGTAAAATGTACCAGCGTGCCATGCACAGCCGCAGCGTATGGAAAGAACTGGCGGCGGCTACCGGCCTGCAATGCCAGGAAACCGGTTCCCTGCACCTGGTGTATGAAAAAGACGAGCTGGCTGTGCTGGAGGAATTTGCTGCTGCTGCGCCCGCCAACGGATTTGAGTGTCAGCTGATAGCACCGGAAAATATCGGTCAGTATACGAAGGCCATCAAAACCGAAGGTTTGAAGGGGGCGCTCTGGAGCCCGACGGAGATGACCGTCAACCCGCGGCAGGCCAGCGCTGCCATTGCGCGCCACCTCGGGGAGAAAATGAATGTGACCGTTCGTTTTAATACAGCCGTTAACGGTATCAGCATGCCGTATGTCGAAACGAAAGACGAAAAGTGGAAAGTAGACCAGGTATATGTTTGCAGCGGCGCTGATTTTGAAACATTATATCCTGCCGCCTATGCAACGGCGCCTCTTACCAAATGCAAGCTGCAGATGATGCGCACCATTCCGCAGCCAGGCAACTGGCAGTTGGGACCTGCGCTCTGCGCCGGACTCACCCTCGCGCACTATGCTTCTTTCAGTGACTGCGCTGCGCTGACACCGCTCAAACAACGCTTTGAACAGGAAATGCCGGAGTATGTAAAATGGGGCATCCACCTGCTGATTTCCCAGAACGGCGCCGGCGAACTGACCATTGGTGATTCGCATGAATATGGTCCGGACTTCGAACCATTTGACAAAGCGTTTATCAATGACCTTATTCTGAAGTACATGCATACTTTCCTCGAAGCACCGGCGTATACTATCCAGGAACAGTGGCATGGCATTTATCCCAAACTGACCAACGGTGGTACCGAGCTGGTAATGTCTCCTGAAAAGGATGTTACCATTGTGAACGCTCTCAGCGGAGCCGGTATGACGCTGTCTTTCGGCCTTGCAGAAGAACTGACCAGGTAGTCAGTTGGTTATTTGTTCATTTGGATATTTTGATATTTATTGAGTGGGGAAAGCGGTTTTGCACAGGCAAAGCCGCTTTCCCTTTTCAAATAACCGCTCCTCCGATCCCCAATAACTAAATAACCAAATACCCAAATAACAACGGTTTCGTATAGGCGAAATAGTTCTCCCTTTTTATATATCTAAGCTACCCTAAACCAAATATCTAAATATCTAAATAACAAAATCCCAAAATGATTAGGATTTTGCATGAATTATTAATAAATTAAATGCAGATCAAACGTTATGAAAACAATTGCCACAATGATGGCCTTATTTTGCTGGTAACATATTCACCATATTGCATCACCCAACTTTAGCAACGTTTCTGTAGCCAGGTTTTAACGACATGGCTGCATGTTCATAACGTGTTAAATGTAAAGCGGGTTCCTTTTAAGTTACCTGCTTTTATTTCTTTATATCCAAAAAGCCAATAATTCTATAAATTACAGGGTGTTCCTGCCCTGTAGGCAGGGGTAGCATTTTCTTACAAAAAAACAGCAACGGCATGAATGGTAGTTTAAAACACCTCAAGGAAAGAGACTGGACAGAAACAAGAGCGCATTCCAGCTGGCAGATCTTCAAGATCATGGCGGAATTCGTGGAAGGCTTTGAATCGCTTGCTAAAATAGGACCCTGTATATCAATATTCGGATCTGCCCGCACCAAGCAGGGCAACCGCTATTATGAGCTGGCGCAGGAAATTGCGCGCAGGCTGGCAGAAGAGGGATTTGGTATCATTACCGGCGGCGGCCCCGGTGTGATGGAAGCGGCCAATAAAGGCGCACAGGCCGCAAATGGTAAATCGGTTGGGGCGAATATCACCTTGCCGCATGAACAGAATCCCAACGGCTTTATTGACCCTGATAAAAGGCTCAATTTCGATTATTTCTTTGTCCGCAAAGTAATGTTCACCAAATATTCACAGGGCTTTGTGATGATGCCCGGCGGATTTGGCACCATGGATGAATTTTTTGAAGTGGCTACCCTTATCCAGACCAAGAAGATGGAAGAAACCCCGATGGTACTCGTAGGCCGCGAATACTGGAGCGGTCTGCTGGAATGGATCCGTACCGTGATGATGGAAAAAGAAAGCAACATTAACCCGCAGGACCTCGGCCTGCTGAAGCTTTTCGATACTGCCGACGAGGTGGTGGAGTATTTCCGTGTATTTTATACCACGAATAAACTCAGACCTAACTTTTAATGACGGCCGCGCCCGTCAGGCGCGGATATACCTGCCCGTTAGCCGGAAGAATAAATTCCGGCCGGGCAACGTTATGTGTATAGGTGTCGCCGCAACCGGTTTTTTCATAGCTTTGCAGAAATTTTATATATGGAGCTCCTACCGGCAGTTGAGGCATTTGCAGAGAAATACACCAGCGCAGAAAGTCCGCTGTTGTACAAATTGAACCGGGAAACACACCTGAAAGTAGAATTGCCGCATATGCTGAGTGGCCATGTACAGGGAAAGTTCCTGGAGATGGTGAGCCGCATGCTGCAGCCCCGCCGGATACTGGAACTGGGCACCTATACGGGATATTCCGCCATCTGCCTGGCCGCAGGCCTGCCGGATGACGGGATATTGCATACCGTCGATATCAACGAAGAACTGGAAACTCTTTGCCATCAATATTTTGAGGCATCCGGGTATGCCGGTAAAATAAAAATGCATATCGGTAAGGCAGCCGAAGTGATGATGTCACTGGATGAGGTGTTTGATTTAGTGTTTATTGATGCTGACAAAGCCGGTTATGTGCACTATTACGACCTGGTTTGGGAAAAACTGCGCCCCGGCGGATTTATCCTGGCTGATAATGTCTTGTACCATGGACAGGTACTGCAGCCGGAGAACGAGCAGGGGAGCCAGGCAAAAGCCATGGTCAGATTTTGCGAGAAAGTGCTGGCCGACGACCGCGCAGAACAGGTATTACTCACCATTCGCGACGGTATCCTCCTGATCAGGAAGAAATAAACCGGCACCACACCATGCCCATTAAATTCGACAATACATGCAAGTAAGAAAATTTTTGTTGGTAGTCAGTTTTCTTATTGGCTGCATGCCTCTGCTGAAGGCACAGAAGATCACCACCCAGCAATACATCGCCACTTATAAGAGCATTGCTATGGAGGAAATGCGCCGTACCGGCGTGCCCGCAGCCATCAAACTCGCACAGGGTATTGTGGAAACGCAGTCCGGCAACGGGACCCTCTGCCTGCAATCCAATAACCACTTTGGTATCAAATGTAAGAACACCTGGACCGGCAAAACCATCCGCTATGATGACGACGCCGCACAGGAATGTTTCCGCGTATACGATAACGCCCGGGATTCTTACCGCGACCACTCCGATTTCCTGCGCAGCAATCCCCGCTATTCGTTCCTCTTCCAGTTTGACCAGGAAGATTATAAGTCCTGGGCTTTCGGACTGAAACAGGCCGGTTACGCTACGAACAAAACCTATCCGCAACAGCTGATCAAGATCATTGAAGATTATAACCTCCAGCAATATTCGCTGATCGTCATGGGCAAAGCGGCCCCTGAACAGGAATCTTACGAAGAGAAACCGCCTGTTTATGCCGGTAACAACAGCCGTCCGGATAACCGCACACCTGCCACCCGGCCCCAGCAGGGAGGCAATAAGCCCGCCGCCGGCAACTACCCCAAAGGAGTATTTGAAATCAACGGCCGCCGCGTGGTATTTGTGAAAGCCGGTACTTCCCTGATACAGCTGGCCAGCAAACACAATATCCGCTTGAGCAAGCTGGTTCGCTTCAATGACCTCGACAATGACAATCCTCCCCGGAAAGACATGTTTATCTTCCTGCAGAAGAAAGCCAAAAGCGGCAATAAAGAATATCACAGCGTAGGCAACGGCGAAACCATGCACGACATCGCACAGGCAGAAGGGATCCGCCTGAGATGGTTGCGCCGCCGCAATAAAATGCATGAAGGTGAAGAACCTGCTGCCGGTCAGCGCCTCTCCCTCGAAGGTTTTGCCGCCCGCACTCCTGCGCTGTCGAAAAACACCCGTATCCTGAAAGAAGAAGACCAGGAACCTCCGGAAGATTTTTCAAAGCTCGGGGAAGAAGTGGCCAAAAATACCGGTGGCGCCGCTCCCGCGCCTGAAACTGCGCCCGCCCGCCCGCAACAGGGAGGCGTTCCTGTAGATATGGTAGAAGACCTGAAAAAAGTAGGGGAAGTGGGTACCAATGGCACCGCTAAAACGACCACACCGGCTCCGGCTCCGCAGCCACCGGTATACAGGCCCGCCCCGCCCCCGGTCCCGGCTACGCCGGCCCCGGTATATAAACCCGCCCCGGCAGCTGCCGGTACAGGCGCCAGATACCACGACGTACAGCCCAAAGAAACCCTGTACGGTATCTCTAAAATGTACAATAAGTCCGTAACCCAGTTACAGGAATGGAATAATTTGCAGGGGTTCGATATCAAAATCGGGCAGCGCCTGTTGGTGAATAAATAAGCAGTGATCCTTTTCTGCTTATCATTGTTAAATATGGAAATGAAGTAGTATTATGTCGGTTATTCAGGTGCATGACAAGCAATTCCAGCCCTATATCGGTGCAACAGAGCTGCAGCAGCGCATTCAGCAGATGGCTGCAGACATGAGCAGGGACCTTAAAGACGAGCGCCCGCTGTTTATCGCGATCCTTAACGGTTCTTTTATGTTTGCCGGTGATGTGTTCAAATATCTCAACATTCCGGCTGAGATATCCTTTATTAAACTGGCCTCCTACAAAGGGACCAAATCTACCGGTAACGTGGTGCAGGCCATCGGTCTCGATGAAGACCTCTTCGGCCGTACGGTGGTGATCCTCGAGGATATTGTGGATACCGGTAAAACACTGAGCCAGTTCCTGCCGCAACTGGAACATCAGCAACCTAAAAAACTGCTGGTGGCTTCCCTGCTGACCAAGCCGGAAGCGATGGTACATCCTATTAAAATCGACTATCTGGGCTTTTCTGTACCGAATAAATTCCTGCTGGGTTATGGCCTCGATTACGATGGTCTGGGCCGCAATCTGCCGGAAATCTACCAGCTGGTGGAAGAAGCGTAGGGTTTCTCGCAAAAACGCAAAGGCCCGCAAAGAAAACAAAGATTTTATTATAAGCGAGCTAAGAAAACAAAGGAGCGGAGATCAAATTTGTTCTCCGCTCCTTTGTTTTCTTATTTTAACTTAAAAAAAATCTTTGCGCTCTTTGCTCCTCTGCGTGCTTTGCGAGACGGCTTTGCGTGAAAATGCTTACCTTAACATATGCGAAAATTCCTATTACTCCTGTTGTTATGGGCTGGCAGCGTACATGCACAAACAATCTGGGTGTCGGGAGCAGTAGAAGACAGTATTACCCATCGTCCTGTGGCCGGCGTTAGCGTCAGCGTTGCGGAAGATACGACCAGGGTGCTGACCAACGCCTTCGGGCTTTTCAGAATTGGGATTCCCTCCGCTGTCGCTCAACTGCTGTTTACCCGGGAAGGTTATCGCCCGTTACAGCTGAAGGTGAAAGCCGCTGACCGGCTGCTGATAACATTGTCGCCTATACGTAAAGGCCCTGATGCCATTGCCCTGGCAAAAGCCAGTGCCCGCACACGGCAGAACAGCAACCCCAACTACGGCAACGTAGGCATGGGAGTGCATGCTTTTTACAACGAAACATACGGGACCACTTATGAAAACAAGTTTGCCCGCACGCAGGTGCAGCCCGTGTCCGTATTTGCAGTAGATGTGGACAGGGCCGCCTATAGCAATATCCGGCGTTTCCTGCGGCTGAAAGAACCGGTGCCGGTAGATGCCGTCCGGATTGAAGAGATGGTGAACTACTTCCATTACAATTATCCGCTGCCACCGGAAGGCCAGACCATGGCGATATACAGCCACTATACCACCTGCCCCTGGGAGCCGGCGCATCAGCTGCTGCAGATAGCGCTGCGGGCAAAAGCCTTGCAAACAGACAGCCTGCCGCCCAGCAACCTTGTCTTCCTGGTCGATGTTTCCGGTTCCATGGGCGTGCCCAACAAGCTGCCCCTGATGCAGGCGGCTTTCCGTATCCTGGTCAACAACCTGCGGCCGGTAGACAAGGTGGCCATCGTGGCCTATGCCGGTACGCCCGGTATCAAGCTGCCCGCTACGGCCGGAGACCAGAAAGAGAAAATCCTGAATGCCATCGATGACCTGGTGGCCGGCGGTGCCACTGCCGGCGAGGCGGCCATTAAAATGGCCTATCAGATCGCCGTGGAGCAGTTTATCCCGGACGGTAACAACCGCGTGATCCTGGCTACGGACGGGGACTTCAACGTAGGGCTTACCAGCGACGCCGAAATGGAGGAGCTGATCATGGAAAAAAAAGAAAGCGGGGTATTGCTGACGTGCCTGGGTTTCGGAATGAAAAATTATAAAGACTCCAAGCTGCAGTCCCTGTCCAGCAAGGGTAATGGCAACTTCGCCTATATCGACGACCTGGAAGAGGCCAGTAAGATCTTTGCGCGCGAATTCGGCAGTACGCTTTTCACCGTGGCGCGCGATGTGCAGACAACGGTAACGTTTAACCCCGCTATTGTAAAATCGTATAGGCTTATTGGTTATGAGAACAAAGTGTATGAAGCAGATACGGCTGCTCCGGCTAAACACGGCGGCGGCATAGTAGGGAGCGGGCATTGTGCGGTGGCCATGTATGAGATCGTGCCGCGTGACAACGTACCTGCGGGCGACAGCCTGCTGGCCAATGTCAGCATCGCTTACCGTCATCCGCAGGACACTGCCCTGTGTACGCTGGAAGCCGGGGTGAAAGCTGATGCCACAGCTTTCGAGAAGGCGCCGGACGATTGCCGGTTTGCCGCTGCTGTGGCCTTATTGGGCATGATACTCCGTAACTCCGCTTACCGTGGCTGCGGTGATGCCGATATGGTCACAGACATCGCCCGAAGGGCCCTCGGTAAAGACAAAGAAGGGTATCGGCAGGAGTTCCTGAAGATGGTGAAGCAGGTCCGTAAGATGAAACGCTAGGGCTTATTTGGTAAGCCGGTAGCATTTACGCACCATTTTCTGCTGAAAGTCGAAAGGGAGCGTTTGATTGGTGATATCCCTGATACTGCCCGCATTGATCTTGTCTTCCTCCAGTATAAAACGCCGGTAGTTATTGCTGAAATACACCACGCCGTCTTTTTTGGTGGCCAGCAGCACTTTATTAAGCAGTTCAGCATGGTCCCTTTGAATGTCGAGGAAATCCTTCATCCGCTTGCTGTTGGAGAAGGTAGGCGGGTCCATGATCACCAGGTCGAAGGTATTGAGTTTAAGGGTATCGAGATATTGCAGCACGTCGGCGTGCACAAAAGTATGTTTGCTGGTGTCGAAGCCGTTGAGCCGCATATTATCTTCGGCCCAGGCAAGGTAAGTCCTGGAGAGGTCCACAGATGTTATTTCCGCGGCGCCGCCGGCGGCAGCGTACACGGAGAACGAGCCGGTATAGCAGAAGAGGTTCAGCACTTTTTTGTCTTTCGCTTCATTGCGTACCATGCTGCGGGTGATGCGGTGGTCGAGGAAAAGGCCGGTGTCGAGATAATCGGACAGGTTGATCTTGAACTTCAGGCCGCCTTCGTGCACGGTCATTTCATGGCTTTCGCCGCTGAGTTTTTCGTATTGGCTCTGGCGGTTTTCTTTCCGTTGCCGTTGTTTCACCCAGATATTGGCCGGCGGAACGTTCAGCACTTTACTGATCAGTTCAAGGCAGGTGTCGAGCCAGGCTTCGTGGTCGGCTTCTTCCATCCCGTGACGGCGTTGATATTCGGCAATGTACACATGATCTTCATACATCTCGATGCTGAAGGGGAACTCCGGAATATCATCATCATACACCCGGTAGCAGGTGATGTTTTGCCGTTTTGCCAGTTTGGAAATATGCCGGAATACTTTGGTGAGCCGGTTCTCGAACATCTGCAGTTTGGAATCCATATCATAATATTTTCGGATTTTCGAATTTTTTGATTTGGATATTTAAAATGCAGCGAAGACCATAGCGAGTTTTTATAATCATTCGCTATGATCTTCGCTGCATTTTAAATATCTGAATTCGAAAATCAAAAAATCGAAAATCAACTAAAAATGTCTCTGACTTTTTCGAAAAATCCTTTCTCCGATTTTTCCGGATTAGGTTTGAAATTGTCGGAGGTCTGAAGTTTGTCGAGCATCGCTTTTTCTTCCGCGCTGACGTGTTGTGGTGTCCAAACATTTACATGTATCAGCTGGTCACCTTTTTCATAGGAGTTCACGGAGGGGAAACCTTTGCCTTTGAGGCGGAAGATTTTACCGCTTTGTGTTCCTGCGGGTATTTTGATTTTCGCTTTACCGTCGATGGTAGGTACTTCCACCTGGGTGCCGTATACGGCATCGGGGAAGGAGATATGGAGGTCGTAGGCTACGTTGAGGCCATCGCGCTGCAGTTCAGGGTGTGGTTCCTCTTCGATGAGAATGAGCAGGTCGCCGGGTGCGCCGCCTCTTTCGCCGGCATTGCCTTTACCGCTCATGCTCAGCTGCATGCCTTCCTGTACGCCTGCCGGGATGTCGATGCTCACCATTTCTTCACCGTACATGCGGCCTTCGCCTTTACAGTGGCCGCATTTGCTGGTGATGATCTGGCCTTCGCCGTGGCAGGTGGGGCAGGTGGTAACGGTCTGCATCTGGCCGAGGAAGGTCTGGGTAACTTTTCTTACCTGGCCGGAGCCGCCGCAGGTGTTACAGGACTGGAACGCGTTTTTGTCTTTCGCGCCCAGGCCGCCACAGTGCTGACAGGGAACGTATTTCTTTACTTTGATTTTTTTGTTGGCGCCTTTGGCGATTTCTTCGTAGGTCAGACGGATTTTCACACGCAGGTTGGAGCCGCGGGTGCCCCGGCCACGACGGCCGCCGCCGCCACCACGGCCACCGCCTCCGAAGAAGCTGCCGAAAATATCGTCGTTACCGAAAATGTCACCGAAATTGGAGAAGATGTCTTCCATGTTCATGCCACCACCTCCAAAACCGCCGCTGCGGCCGCCGTTCATGCCAGCATGCCCGAAGCGGTCATATTGCGCGCGTTTGTCGGCATCGCTTAAAACCTCGTAGGCTTCGGCTGCTTCTTTGAACTTTTCTTCCGCCTCCTTATTGTTGGGATTGCGGTCAGGGTGAAACTGCATGGCCACCTTCCGGTAAGCTTTCTTGATTTCATCCTGGGAGGCGGACTTGGAAACACCCAGTATTTCGTAATAATCTCTCTTGGTAGACATTATAAAAATCACTTATAACCGGTGCAGGGCACCGGTTTTTTTCAGTAAAAAATATTGTTTTACA encodes:
- a CDS encoding phosphonatase-like hydrolase, with the translated sequence MEIKLAVFDIAGTTLHDEANVAKVLQQAIRLAGVHVSLEEVNEVMGYAKPYAIRYLLQQKNDARHADDQFIGELHTRFVEDMKAHYANDSSVREKQGVSAVFAALRQKGIKVALDTGFDRDITNVILQRTGWQQQGLVDAVATSDEVPYGRPYPYMIYRIMETLEVRSIGEVMKVGDTISDLEEGTNAGCRYVVGVTTGAYSREELEKGPHTHLVASLDELLSIL
- a CDS encoding O-methyltransferase, which produces MELLPAVEAFAEKYTSAESPLLYKLNRETHLKVELPHMLSGHVQGKFLEMVSRMLQPRRILELGTYTGYSAICLAAGLPDDGILHTVDINEELETLCHQYFEASGYAGKIKMHIGKAAEVMMSLDEVFDLVFIDADKAGYVHYYDLVWEKLRPGGFILADNVLYHGQVLQPENEQGSQAKAMVRFCEKVLADDRAEQVLLTIRDGILLIRKK
- a CDS encoding LOG family protein, producing MNGSLKHLKERDWTETRAHSSWQIFKIMAEFVEGFESLAKIGPCISIFGSARTKQGNRYYELAQEIARRLAEEGFGIITGGGPGVMEAANKGAQAANGKSVGANITLPHEQNPNGFIDPDKRLNFDYFFVRKVMFTKYSQGFVMMPGGFGTMDEFFEVATLIQTKKMEETPMVLVGREYWSGLLEWIRTVMMEKESNINPQDLGLLKLFDTADEVVEYFRVFYTTNKLRPNF
- a CDS encoding porin family protein; amino-acid sequence: MKRLLIGICFLMTAQLAHAQYYKTDTSAPRGFDRSRLILGGSLGMVFGDYTNVDISPLVGYRFNDYIAAGINVNAQYGQYKTYDGYGNTAQRDKYTIFGGGVWGRVYPIPMVFVHIQPEYNYITQKSTIYYTDPKRNFSTSYSVPSLLVGAGYTQSVGGRVGIGISIMYDVIQDNRSPYRNNLVYRVGAGLGF
- the hpt gene encoding hypoxanthine phosphoribosyltransferase, which translates into the protein MSVIQVHDKQFQPYIGATELQQRIQQMAADMSRDLKDERPLFIAILNGSFMFAGDVFKYLNIPAEISFIKLASYKGTKSTGNVVQAIGLDEDLFGRTVVILEDIVDTGKTLSQFLPQLEHQQPKKLLVASLLTKPEAMVHPIKIDYLGFSVPNKFLLGYGLDYDGLGRNLPEIYQLVEEA
- a CDS encoding TIGR03364 family FAD-dependent oxidoreductase, with amino-acid sequence MQQQQADVAVVGAGIVGLAMAYKLASKGKKVVLFERNSRAISASIRNFGLVWPIGQRAGKMYQRAMHSRSVWKELAAATGLQCQETGSLHLVYEKDELAVLEEFAAAAPANGFECQLIAPENIGQYTKAIKTEGLKGALWSPTEMTVNPRQASAAIARHLGEKMNVTVRFNTAVNGISMPYVETKDEKWKVDQVYVCSGADFETLYPAAYATAPLTKCKLQMMRTIPQPGNWQLGPALCAGLTLAHYASFSDCAALTPLKQRFEQEMPEYVKWGIHLLISQNGAGELTIGDSHEYGPDFEPFDKAFINDLILKYMHTFLEAPAYTIQEQWHGIYPKLTNGGTELVMSPEKDVTIVNALSGAGMTLSFGLAEELTR
- a CDS encoding glucosaminidase domain-containing protein; translated protein: MQVRKFLLVVSFLIGCMPLLKAQKITTQQYIATYKSIAMEEMRRTGVPAAIKLAQGIVETQSGNGTLCLQSNNHFGIKCKNTWTGKTIRYDDDAAQECFRVYDNARDSYRDHSDFLRSNPRYSFLFQFDQEDYKSWAFGLKQAGYATNKTYPQQLIKIIEDYNLQQYSLIVMGKAAPEQESYEEKPPVYAGNNSRPDNRTPATRPQQGGNKPAAGNYPKGVFEINGRRVVFVKAGTSLIQLASKHNIRLSKLVRFNDLDNDNPPRKDMFIFLQKKAKSGNKEYHSVGNGETMHDIAQAEGIRLRWLRRRNKMHEGEEPAAGQRLSLEGFAARTPALSKNTRILKEEDQEPPEDFSKLGEEVAKNTGGAAPAPETAPARPQQGGVPVDMVEDLKKVGEVGTNGTAKTTTPAPAPQPPVYRPAPPPVPATPAPVYKPAPAAAGTGARYHDVQPKETLYGISKMYNKSVTQLQEWNNLQGFDIKIGQRLLVNK
- a CDS encoding PorP/SprF family type IX secretion system membrane protein encodes the protein MKKLIVNITAGWVIGMLLTISASAQDLHFSQYFNSPLTTNPANTGFIPDGNFRVGANYRDQWTSIPVPYRTMSAYGDFQLLSDRLIYGWLGVGGVVLRDVAGSGNLSSTKGYASIAYHQLLGESSLLSLGFQAGAANKRVDITKLTFGDQWNGKFFDSQLPTAEPFTQSSVNYFDLNVGMNYAFFPTENLYINTGVAVQHVNTPRETFYDGENKVPRRYTGFLNASIKTSDVLIVNPSAYYSRQAGVSEFVIGLNAAYNLSGDGDKQVSGGIYYRAKDAAAFMVGYQLSNIKLQFSYDVTTSNLAVSNSRRGAYEIGLVYSGLYSNRGFNNAKRSTICPSF